The following coding sequences lie in one Marinobacter sp. ANT_B65 genomic window:
- a CDS encoding acyl-CoA dehydrogenase family protein: MALDQETLNQFIDSVRRYVRDRLVPLEMQVAEEDRIPEEVIDEMKEMGLFGLSIPEEFGGLGLSMSEEVAIIQEMGYTSPVFRSMFGTNVGIGSQGIVIDGTPEQKARYLPRLATGELIGSFALTEADAGSDAGSVMTSARRDGDDYIINGSKRFITNAPRAGVFTVMARTGTREEGGRGVSAFLVDATLPGISLGKPDKKMGQKGAHTCDVIFENVRVPADALIGGKEGQGFKTAMKVLDRGRLHISALSVGTAKRLIDESVNYATQRKQFGTEISNFQLVQAMLADSQTEYYAGKCMVEATAGSYDAGESVSLNAASCKLYCTEMVGRVADRAVQIHGGAGYISEYCVERFYRDVRLFRLYEGTSQIQQLVIAKQIIRNAQNTL; this comes from the coding sequence ATGGCGCTTGATCAAGAAACTCTGAACCAATTCATCGATAGCGTGCGCCGCTATGTGCGGGATCGCCTCGTACCTCTGGAGATGCAGGTTGCGGAAGAAGATCGCATACCTGAAGAAGTGATTGATGAAATGAAGGAAATGGGCCTGTTCGGTTTGTCCATTCCCGAAGAATTCGGCGGGCTGGGTCTGAGCATGTCGGAAGAAGTCGCCATTATCCAGGAAATGGGATACACCTCACCGGTGTTCCGCTCCATGTTCGGCACCAACGTTGGTATTGGCTCCCAGGGTATTGTGATTGATGGCACCCCGGAGCAGAAAGCCAGGTACCTGCCCAGGCTGGCCACTGGTGAGTTGATTGGTTCGTTTGCGCTCACAGAAGCCGATGCCGGTTCCGATGCCGGTTCGGTTATGACCAGTGCCCGTCGCGATGGCGATGACTACATTATCAATGGTAGCAAGCGCTTTATCACCAATGCTCCTCGTGCGGGTGTGTTCACCGTGATGGCGAGAACCGGCACCCGTGAAGAAGGTGGCCGGGGAGTGTCTGCATTCCTGGTTGATGCGACTCTGCCAGGCATTTCGTTGGGTAAACCCGACAAGAAGATGGGGCAGAAAGGGGCGCACACCTGTGATGTTATTTTTGAAAACGTGCGGGTGCCGGCGGATGCGCTGATCGGCGGTAAGGAAGGTCAGGGTTTTAAAACAGCGATGAAGGTACTGGACCGGGGGCGTCTGCATATCAGTGCCCTGAGTGTTGGTACCGCCAAGCGTCTGATCGATGAGAGTGTTAACTACGCCACTCAGCGCAAGCAGTTTGGAACTGAAATCAGCAACTTCCAGCTGGTACAGGCAATGCTTGCCGATAGTCAGACAGAATACTACGCCGGCAAATGTATGGTGGAAGCAACAGCAGGTTCCTACGACGCCGGTGAGTCGGTTTCCCTGAATGCAGCCAGCTGCAAACTCTACTGCACCGAAATGGTAGGCAGGGTTGCCGATCGCGCCGTGCAGATTCACGGTGGTGCTGGTTATATCAGTGAGTACTGCGTCGAGCGCTTTTACCGGGACGTGCGGCTGTTCCGTTTGTACGAAGGCACTTCGCAGATCCAGCAACTGGTTATTGCCAAGCAGATTATCCGTAACGCCCAAAACACGCTTTGA
- a CDS encoding CaiB/BaiF CoA transferase family protein, producing MSGPLSGIRVLDLSRVLAGPWCTQILADLGAEVIKIERPGLGDDTRHWGPPWFKDPQGNNTKQSAYYLSANRGKHSVTLDIGSPDGQAIIRELVAECDVLVENFKTGGLDKKGLGYADLSRINPGLIYCSVTGFGHTGPMAADAGYDYLIQAQSGLMSITGVPDGEPGAGPMRVGMAVADLTTGMNSVIAILSAVHHRTNTGEGQHIDMALLDVQVSWMANQALNYFCSGNVPGRTGEYHPNLAPYQPFPTKDGKVIIAVGNDGQFQRLCTAIGRAELAEDPRFATNPQRVLHREELVGKLCETTRTRTSREWMDSLVSVHVPCGPIQNIAEVFEDPQVQARNMKIELEHPQLGKVPGIANPIKFSKTQQVYSKAPPMLGEDTDAVLQRLLDKSPEDIASLRARGVL from the coding sequence ATGTCAGGCCCATTGTCAGGTATCCGTGTACTTGATTTATCCCGCGTTCTGGCGGGCCCCTGGTGCACCCAGATTCTAGCGGATCTGGGGGCTGAGGTTATCAAGATCGAGCGTCCGGGTCTGGGTGATGACACCCGTCACTGGGGGCCTCCCTGGTTCAAGGACCCGCAGGGTAATAACACCAAACAATCGGCCTATTACCTTTCCGCCAACCGGGGAAAACACTCGGTCACGCTGGACATAGGCAGTCCGGACGGGCAGGCGATTATCCGGGAGCTGGTTGCAGAATGCGACGTGCTGGTTGAGAACTTCAAAACCGGAGGGCTCGACAAAAAAGGCTTGGGCTATGCCGACCTGTCCAGAATCAATCCCGGACTGATCTACTGTTCGGTCACCGGGTTTGGCCATACCGGCCCGATGGCAGCGGATGCGGGCTATGATTACCTGATCCAGGCGCAGTCCGGGCTGATGAGTATTACCGGTGTCCCCGATGGCGAGCCTGGCGCAGGCCCGATGCGAGTGGGAATGGCGGTAGCCGATCTGACCACCGGTATGAACTCCGTGATTGCAATCCTGTCAGCTGTTCATCACCGCACTAACACCGGTGAGGGGCAGCACATCGACATGGCGCTGCTGGATGTGCAGGTCAGCTGGATGGCGAATCAGGCGCTGAATTATTTCTGCAGCGGAAATGTGCCCGGGCGCACCGGAGAGTATCACCCCAATCTTGCTCCCTATCAGCCGTTTCCCACGAAAGACGGAAAGGTCATCATTGCCGTCGGGAACGATGGTCAGTTTCAGCGTTTGTGCACGGCAATAGGGCGGGCAGAACTGGCGGAAGATCCACGCTTTGCGACTAACCCGCAGAGGGTTCTCCACCGTGAAGAACTGGTCGGCAAGCTGTGCGAGACCACGCGCACCAGAACCAGCCGGGAATGGATGGATTCTCTGGTCAGTGTGCATGTTCCCTGTGGTCCCATCCAGAATATTGCGGAAGTCTTTGAAGACCCGCAGGTGCAGGCCCGCAACATGAAAATCGAACTGGAGCACCCTCAGTTGGGGAAAGTTCCGGGTATCGCTAACCCGATCAAATTCTCCAAAACCCAGCAGGTCTATAGCAAAGCGCCTCCTATGCTGGGCGAAGATACAGATGCGGTTCTTCAGCGCCTGCTCGATAAGTCGCCAGAAGATATAGCGTCGCTACGGGCCAGAGGTGTTCTGTAG